One stretch of Anolis carolinensis isolate JA03-04 chromosome 3, rAnoCar3.1.pri, whole genome shotgun sequence DNA includes these proteins:
- the anapc13 gene encoding anaphase-promoting complex subunit 13, with product MDSEVQRDGRILDLIDDAWREDKLPYEDVAIPLNELPEPEQDNGGTTESVKEQEMKWSDLALQYLHENIPPTGN from the exons ATGGACAGTGAGGTACAGAGGGATGGGAGGATCCTAGATTTGATTGATGATGCATGGAGAGAAGACAAATTACCATATGAAGATGTGGCAATCCCATTG AATGAACTTCCTGAACCAGAGCAAGACAATGGTGGAACAACAGAATCAGTaaaagaacaagaaatgaaatgGTCTGACTTGGCTTTGCAGTATCTTCATGAGAATATTCCTCCAACAGGAAACTAG